A single region of the Gemmatimonadaceae bacterium genome encodes:
- a CDS encoding capsule assembly Wzi family protein, whose translation MSICSPPVRAAFAHSLTALRGRRVLAPALFLVAIQHALAPSCEAQTVGGRNEVFAGSELESYLRYLQTAGKSQEYPWSMRAFSPLEIDELAATDSAHPWAGRYDLQKKPTAPGFQWDYVRPKATAYLNSAYAYGGNDGAVWQGKGFTTALQGGLSARWGPFSASLAPIAFRAENQSFPLMANGETGLLQFGDGVWVNYIDRPQRFGTTAYSRLDVGQSWLRFDGFGVAAGLSTANDWWGPSNDYPYILGNNAAGFPHVFFGTSKPADIWIAKLHTRVFYGQLDQSPYSSVSGPDYFASFSEPGTKRFMAGLVGILQPRGVPGLEIGGTRFFHATRDELGFSFSAYDLKLPFQGLLKAGLPSQSDTLVLGTTQALKENQLATVFLRWAPPGRGLDVYGEYGREDHSTDTRDLILEPDHSSSFNIGFRKVWLSARSMNAVRGEVFTYEGASGSRNRGQGQTYLHGVLRQGHTQRGQMLGANVGAGSGSAQVLAFERFNSSGRMTAFVSREVQHQVPRPIAYRSGPAIENPVDAITSIGGEVKRFVGPIDVAARMSVNFDLNRYFLADRTNANFAVEIRQNF comes from the coding sequence ATGAGCATTTGCAGCCCGCCTGTCAGGGCGGCTTTCGCACACAGCCTGACTGCTTTGCGCGGGCGGCGAGTTCTCGCACCGGCACTCTTCCTCGTCGCCATACAGCATGCTCTCGCACCGAGTTGCGAGGCCCAGACCGTTGGCGGCAGGAACGAGGTGTTCGCCGGCAGCGAGCTGGAGAGTTACCTCCGTTATCTGCAAACCGCGGGCAAATCACAGGAATACCCGTGGAGCATGCGCGCTTTCTCGCCACTCGAGATCGACGAGCTGGCGGCAACGGACAGCGCGCATCCATGGGCGGGCCGATACGATCTTCAGAAGAAGCCGACAGCCCCCGGCTTTCAGTGGGACTATGTTCGCCCGAAGGCCACCGCGTATCTCAACAGCGCTTACGCGTACGGCGGCAACGACGGGGCGGTGTGGCAGGGCAAGGGTTTCACCACAGCTTTACAGGGTGGTCTCTCCGCTCGATGGGGGCCGTTTTCCGCCAGTCTCGCGCCGATCGCGTTCCGCGCGGAGAATCAGTCTTTTCCGCTGATGGCGAATGGCGAGACTGGCCTTTTGCAATTTGGTGACGGCGTATGGGTGAACTACATCGATCGTCCCCAGCGCTTTGGCACCACGGCATACAGTCGGTTGGACGTCGGCCAAAGCTGGCTTCGGTTCGACGGTTTTGGCGTCGCGGCCGGACTGTCTACCGCGAACGATTGGTGGGGCCCCAGCAACGATTATCCATACATCCTCGGCAACAACGCGGCGGGCTTCCCGCACGTTTTCTTCGGCACATCGAAGCCGGCGGATATCTGGATTGCGAAACTCCACACGCGCGTTTTTTACGGGCAACTGGACCAGTCGCCTTACTCATCGGTTAGCGGACCGGATTATTTCGCCAGCTTCTCTGAGCCTGGCACCAAGAGATTCATGGCGGGCCTCGTCGGAATTCTTCAGCCTCGCGGAGTCCCGGGTCTCGAGATCGGCGGGACGCGTTTCTTTCACGCAACGAGGGACGAGCTCGGGTTCTCCTTTTCCGCCTATGACCTCAAGCTTCCATTCCAGGGCCTTCTCAAGGCCGGCCTGCCCAGCCAGTCGGACACTCTCGTGCTGGGCACGACGCAGGCTTTGAAAGAGAATCAGCTCGCGACGGTATTCCTGAGATGGGCGCCTCCGGGGCGCGGTCTCGACGTCTACGGTGAGTACGGCCGCGAGGACCATTCAACCGACACGCGCGATCTCATCCTGGAGCCCGACCACTCGTCTTCCTTCAATATCGGGTTTCGAAAGGTCTGGCTTTCGGCTCGCAGCATGAATGCGGTGCGGGGCGAAGTCTTCACTTACGAGGGTGCTTCCGGCTCACGCAATCGGGGGCAGGGCCAGACTTATCTTCATGGCGTGTTGAGGCAGGGCCATACGCAACGCGGACAGATGCTTGGCGCAAACGTCGGCGCCGGCAGCGGCTCGGCACAGGTACTCGCGTTCGAACGCTTTAACAGCAGCGGGCGGATGACCGCTTTCGTGAGCCGCGAAGTGCAGCATCAGGTCCCTCGTCCCATCGCGTACCGGTCAGGGCCGGCAATCGAGAATCCGGTGGATGCGATTACCTCGATCGGTGGCGAGGTGAAGCGGTTTGTCGGCCCGATCGACGTGGCCGCGCGAATGAGCGTCAACTTCGACCTGAATCGCTATTTTCTGGCAGACCGCACCAACGCCAACTTCGCCGTGGAGATTCGACAGAATTTCTAG
- a CDS encoding capsule assembly Wzi family protein, translated as MMRFFLCFQQILAIAIGILAEIVPIATAGSQALNVARPSTEPFAQGVVTVSGDSVERLRMAQLEGRAAPGGLMLRSTSTLMDPRRAGARPSRFTVVLPTVNLVYNSKLPYGQNDGALWSGIGANARVLAGFTASLGPLRLVAIPELVYSANDSLSLNPDDTRFTMPLHLRRARNRFSMSWNQFPYSIDLPWKFGDAPVRRLYPGQSSVTLSGGPVEVGFGTENEWWGPALRNPIIMSDNAPGMPHGFLRTSRPLDTRLGLWEARWIVGVLQESNWWTKFTEEDDLRSLSAIAVTWQHSAESGLTLGFLRSVFSVASSYGDVAGNLFDFIKNTGHPNARAVTDGTMEPGKDQLFSLFARWALPAYGFESYVEWGRAELPVSLHDFLDMPNHTRGYTAGLQWVRPVGTDSHVRLQGEVTNVEQSSTWQYRPIGSFYTSRSVYQGYTNSGQMIGSGIGPGSSGQWIAADYYKAAWQFGGELSRTRFNNDAYYLLPFPAAYVQNCAHDVSFYPGIRAAYSGRQFRVRANFSPGTRYNTFFQNRESCFDGAGSDRTNNNLSVTLSTFGW; from the coding sequence ATGATGCGGTTTTTCCTTTGCTTCCAGCAAATCCTTGCCATCGCGATCGGTATCCTCGCCGAGATCGTTCCCATCGCGACCGCTGGATCCCAGGCCTTGAACGTGGCAAGGCCGTCGACCGAGCCGTTCGCGCAGGGAGTCGTAACCGTGAGCGGCGACTCTGTGGAGCGCTTGCGGATGGCCCAGCTCGAGGGACGCGCGGCACCGGGAGGCCTGATGCTGCGATCAACCTCCACGCTCATGGATCCGCGACGAGCGGGAGCGCGACCCAGTCGATTCACGGTCGTGCTTCCAACGGTGAATCTCGTTTACAACAGCAAGCTTCCGTACGGACAGAATGACGGCGCGTTGTGGTCTGGAATTGGCGCCAATGCACGTGTTCTCGCCGGCTTTACGGCATCTCTTGGCCCACTCAGACTCGTTGCAATTCCGGAGCTGGTATACTCGGCGAATGACAGTCTCTCACTGAACCCCGATGACACACGGTTCACGATGCCGTTACACCTGCGGCGTGCCAGGAATCGGTTTTCGATGTCATGGAACCAGTTCCCTTATTCAATCGACCTGCCGTGGAAATTCGGCGACGCCCCTGTCAGGAGACTCTACCCGGGGCAGTCTTCGGTGACGCTGAGCGGGGGACCGGTCGAAGTAGGCTTCGGGACGGAGAATGAGTGGTGGGGACCGGCTCTCCGGAATCCTATAATCATGAGCGACAACGCACCCGGCATGCCCCATGGGTTTCTGCGCACATCGCGGCCACTCGACACGCGGCTTGGCTTGTGGGAGGCACGATGGATTGTCGGCGTGCTTCAGGAGTCCAACTGGTGGACCAAGTTCACCGAGGAGGATGATCTCAGATCTCTGAGCGCGATTGCCGTCACGTGGCAGCACAGTGCCGAGTCCGGCCTTACGCTCGGCTTCCTGCGTTCGGTGTTTTCAGTTGCATCGAGTTACGGTGATGTCGCAGGAAACCTCTTTGACTTCATCAAGAACACCGGGCACCCGAACGCTCGCGCGGTGACTGACGGAACGATGGAGCCGGGAAAGGATCAGCTTTTTTCGCTGTTCGCGCGGTGGGCGCTGCCGGCCTATGGTTTCGAAAGCTACGTCGAATGGGGCCGGGCCGAGCTACCGGTATCGCTCCACGATTTCCTCGACATGCCGAACCACACACGGGGTTACACGGCCGGCCTGCAATGGGTTCGGCCCGTCGGAACGGATTCGCACGTGCGGCTTCAGGGTGAGGTCACCAACGTAGAGCAGAGTTCTACGTGGCAGTACCGGCCGATCGGCTCGTTCTACACCAGCCGCTCCGTCTATCAGGGTTATACGAATTCAGGGCAGATGATTGGATCGGGTATCGGTCCGGGCTCGTCGGGCCAATGGATAGCGGCGGATTACTACAAAGCGGCATGGCAGTTTGGCGGCGAGCTCTCCCGAACTCGATTCAACAACGACGCGTATTATTTGCTGCCGTTCCCCGCCGCCTACGTTCAGAACTGCGCGCACGATGTAAGCTTCTATCCGGGGATACGCGCGGCCTACTCCGGCCGACAGTTCCGGGTACGCGCGAACTTTTCACCGGGCACGAGATACAACACTTTTTTTCAGAACAGAGAAAGCTGCTTTGACGGCGCTGGAAGCGACCGCACAAACAATAACCTGTCGGTAACGCTGTCGACCTTCGGCTGGTAG
- a CDS encoding flippase: MGREPHWLTGSIWNLLGTGVPFGFAIVCMPLLLHKLGPDRYGLLLLAWGVVGYFSLFDFGLGRAITQLVARAYSVSAAEAIPVIATGVLALGVFGTVGGLILYGSAPYIEDVGRIPPALREEAIQSVKVLGVGLPFVIVSAGLRGALEGVFDFAWINLIRILLGIGTYLVPVLVILLAVRLDWICGALVLLRVLGCIAYYVRCRIFFSLEGAPKLINAMVAKRLMGYGGWITLSNLMSPIMAYLDRFLVAGAISVALAGYYATSQEIVTKLQIIPGAVVAVLFPAISRSHELSPERAGDIFFRGTQYVTFALLPLAAALILFAREGLGLWFGDEFATQSYRVAQILTVGSFINCLAFNPFFFLQGIGRPDITAKIHVIELPVYLLLLWLLMTRWGVTGVALAWSLRMVLDLTILTYATSRQSTVMREIIGRAVPRFLWPIAALTSLILIQSLAMKSLAMLAVAALSTWALWTEWQSGHIVLVDAQKP, translated from the coding sequence ATGGGCAGGGAGCCGCACTGGCTCACGGGTTCGATCTGGAACCTGCTGGGAACCGGCGTCCCTTTTGGATTCGCCATCGTATGCATGCCCCTCCTCCTCCACAAGCTGGGGCCTGACAGGTATGGGCTTCTCCTTCTGGCCTGGGGTGTCGTAGGGTACTTCAGCCTCTTCGATTTTGGTTTAGGCCGGGCGATTACGCAGCTCGTTGCACGGGCCTACAGCGTCTCCGCCGCCGAGGCGATCCCCGTAATCGCGACGGGCGTGCTCGCTCTGGGTGTCTTCGGCACGGTCGGAGGGCTGATACTCTACGGTTCGGCGCCTTACATCGAGGACGTAGGACGAATTCCTCCGGCGCTTAGAGAGGAGGCGATCCAATCGGTGAAGGTGCTCGGGGTGGGATTGCCTTTCGTGATCGTCTCAGCGGGCCTGCGTGGCGCGCTCGAAGGGGTCTTCGATTTCGCCTGGATCAATCTCATACGAATTCTGCTTGGGATTGGAACGTACCTCGTGCCAGTGCTGGTAATCCTGCTGGCGGTTCGGCTGGACTGGATTTGCGGCGCCCTGGTTCTCCTTCGGGTACTAGGATGCATCGCGTACTACGTCCGCTGCCGGATCTTTTTCAGCCTGGAGGGTGCTCCGAAGCTCATCAACGCGATGGTTGCGAAACGGCTCATGGGTTACGGAGGATGGATCACCCTCTCGAATCTGATGAGCCCGATCATGGCTTATCTTGATCGCTTCCTCGTCGCCGGAGCGATCTCCGTGGCACTGGCCGGCTACTACGCCACGTCGCAGGAAATCGTAACGAAACTTCAGATCATACCGGGCGCTGTCGTCGCAGTTCTGTTCCCGGCCATCTCGAGAAGCCACGAGTTATCTCCGGAACGGGCCGGAGACATTTTCTTCCGTGGTACCCAGTACGTGACGTTCGCCCTGCTCCCATTGGCCGCGGCCCTCATTCTTTTCGCGCGAGAAGGCCTCGGGCTCTGGTTCGGTGACGAGTTCGCTACCCAGTCATACCGGGTCGCGCAGATTCTGACTGTTGGCTCGTTCATCAACTGCCTGGCATTCAATCCATTTTTCTTCCTGCAGGGAATCGGTCGTCCCGACATCACCGCCAAGATACATGTGATCGAGCTTCCGGTTTATCTCCTGCTTCTGTGGTTGCTGATGACACGCTGGGGCGTGACGGGTGTCGCACTCGCGTGGAGCCTCCGCATGGTGCTGGATCTCACGATTCTTACGTATGCCACGTCGCGTCAGTCTACGGTTATGCGCGAGATCATTGGACGCGCGGTGCCCCGGTTCCTCTGGCCCATCGCCGCGCTGACCTCGCTCATTCTCATTCAATCCCTCGCGATGAAAAGCCTGGCTATGCTCGCCGTTGCGGCCCTGAGCACTTGGGCACTCTGGACCGAGTGGCAATCCGGGCATATCGTGCTTGTCGACGCGCAGAAGCCGTAG
- a CDS encoding glycosyltransferase family 2 protein — translation MDRLDLGVVVLNWNGLQDTLGCLASIYEQKAIPAYVVLVDNGSSDGSVAGVIAWLHDHPRLSARESHEDSALDSRGMREFALQERQNSDARDDETGGCHRFVIIENRRNLGFSAGTNVGIRFLLRRVVKYVLLLNNDTWLASDAFAILVAGIEQSPECQSMVPQIRYAGEPNRVWQCGAEWSWFGTPRYHYAEANVGALEGRAPFEVEMVSGCALIIRSSWLETHGILTERFFFGEEDIDLSWRMRATGRGSMYCWPQAVIYHKVGGSLTKRSEIGLLPKVYLGYLNRMIFLREAWGKGYRWQARRMVVHTYFIWMMIFKMGLAPSDAIRVVRDFARDSVEKNGVDAEFFSYLMNEKFKDAR, via the coding sequence ATGGATCGTCTCGATCTCGGTGTGGTTGTCCTGAACTGGAATGGGCTTCAGGACACGCTTGGGTGCCTCGCTTCGATCTATGAGCAGAAGGCAATACCCGCATATGTGGTACTCGTCGATAATGGTTCGTCTGATGGCTCCGTTGCCGGAGTCATTGCATGGCTGCACGACCACCCACGACTCAGTGCAAGGGAGAGCCACGAAGACAGCGCTTTGGACTCCCGCGGTATGCGTGAGTTTGCCCTGCAGGAGAGACAAAACTCCGACGCCAGGGATGACGAAACCGGAGGATGTCACCGTTTCGTCATCATCGAGAACCGGAGAAACCTGGGGTTTTCTGCCGGGACCAACGTCGGCATCCGGTTTCTATTGCGCCGGGTTGTGAAGTATGTGCTTCTGCTGAACAACGATACCTGGCTGGCATCCGACGCCTTCGCGATCCTCGTGGCCGGAATCGAGCAATCGCCCGAATGTCAGTCCATGGTCCCTCAGATCAGATACGCCGGCGAGCCGAACCGGGTCTGGCAGTGCGGCGCTGAATGGAGCTGGTTCGGCACCCCTCGCTACCACTATGCTGAGGCGAATGTCGGCGCTCTGGAGGGCCGGGCACCGTTTGAGGTCGAGATGGTGTCAGGATGCGCGCTGATCATCCGATCATCATGGCTCGAGACTCACGGCATACTCACAGAGCGCTTTTTTTTTGGCGAAGAGGATATCGACCTGTCTTGGCGCATGAGGGCAACAGGCAGAGGAAGCATGTACTGCTGGCCACAGGCGGTTATCTATCACAAGGTCGGAGGCTCCCTCACAAAGCGAAGCGAGATTGGCCTCCTGCCCAAGGTCTATCTCGGCTATCTCAACCGGATGATTTTCCTGAGGGAGGCGTGGGGCAAGGGTTATCGATGGCAGGCACGGCGGATGGTCGTGCACACGTATTTCATCTGGATGATGATCTTCAAAATGGGACTTGCGCCTTCCGATGCGATTCGAGTTGTCAGGGATTTTGCGCGCGATTCGGTTGAGAAAAATGGCGTGGACGCTGAATTCTTCTCATACCTGATGAACGAGAAGTTCAAGGACGCGAGATGA
- a CDS encoding DUF6337 family protein, with protein sequence MTYAGFVVLLSFAVMFSNHEKRLWGSGKTPFAFVVYPFLGLLFIAVFIAPSMGFRTLHVETILVIGLFFALFAVASVSLARIAGERARAPSRLEALGARPSSAGDEHTVTNLEFLVLGGVFLLVFGASIASRGIGVVEKGMLGVGGFESHLIGLGVAYFVVAASQVGGPRVVRTAFALLVLWILAINQVKYLIFVPFAGALLYRWVSGQLTTWKVVLLAVGVPLMLGVAVYAYFGVSAAVSGVALTSALVTKLTWHLIGYVVAGIIGLDQLLLEMQTVAFGGRGLEYAFAPLVNIARFVVGAGEYVNTVNPLYLIIHSSDLIDSNVYTVFGSLLYRAGWVGAVSITLTYALVSYWIWTRWRMRESALACAAGTWWMAPLLFTWFDPYFTSFSVLEIMVILSLRGSVRIPPLLRRAPRAAAETSSAPA encoded by the coding sequence ATGACTTACGCGGGATTCGTTGTCTTGCTCAGCTTCGCTGTGATGTTCTCGAACCACGAGAAACGGCTGTGGGGGTCGGGCAAAACGCCCTTTGCCTTTGTCGTCTACCCGTTTCTCGGGCTCCTCTTCATCGCGGTCTTCATCGCGCCAAGCATGGGATTTCGGACGCTCCATGTCGAGACAATCCTGGTGATCGGGCTGTTCTTCGCTCTGTTCGCGGTCGCGTCCGTTTCGCTGGCTCGGATCGCCGGAGAGAGGGCGCGGGCGCCTTCACGGTTGGAAGCCCTGGGTGCGAGGCCTTCATCGGCCGGAGACGAACACACCGTGACGAACCTCGAGTTTCTCGTACTGGGCGGCGTCTTTCTCCTGGTCTTTGGTGCGAGCATAGCGAGCCGCGGAATCGGAGTCGTGGAAAAAGGAATGCTTGGCGTTGGCGGATTCGAGAGCCACCTGATCGGGCTGGGTGTCGCTTATTTCGTAGTTGCAGCATCGCAGGTCGGCGGCCCGCGTGTGGTCCGGACTGCTTTCGCGCTCCTCGTGCTCTGGATTCTTGCCATCAATCAGGTCAAGTACCTGATCTTTGTTCCATTCGCCGGAGCGCTGCTGTATCGCTGGGTGTCGGGACAGTTGACGACATGGAAGGTTGTTCTCCTTGCCGTAGGCGTGCCGCTCATGCTCGGAGTTGCGGTATACGCGTACTTCGGCGTCTCAGCTGCCGTCTCCGGCGTAGCGCTTACGTCCGCACTCGTCACCAAATTGACCTGGCACCTGATCGGGTATGTCGTAGCGGGTATAATCGGCCTGGACCAATTGCTGCTCGAGATGCAAACGGTCGCATTCGGCGGGCGCGGATTGGAGTACGCATTCGCGCCGCTCGTGAACATCGCTCGCTTTGTTGTTGGCGCCGGTGAATACGTGAACACGGTCAACCCACTCTACCTGATCATTCACTCGAGCGATCTGATCGATTCCAATGTCTACACCGTGTTCGGTTCGTTGCTCTACCGCGCTGGCTGGGTAGGCGCGGTTTCGATTACGCTGACGTATGCGCTTGTCTCCTATTGGATCTGGACACGCTGGCGCATGCGCGAAAGCGCACTTGCGTGCGCTGCTGGAACATGGTGGATGGCCCCACTGCTTTTCACATGGTTTGATCCGTACTTCACGTCTTTTTCGGTCCTCGAGATAATGGTAATCCTGTCTCTCAGAGGCAGCGTGCGCATACCTCCGCTGTTGAGGCGCGCTCCCCGCGCTGCGGCAGAAACAAGTTCGGCACCCGCGTAG
- a CDS encoding glycosyltransferase, producing MKRADARSNGRLTIWILQTGEPLHLDPGDARPMRAMNLANALVDAGHRAVVWSSAFSHQDRRQRSLAPETTVISENLEYRLIPSPGYDRNIGLGRLWDHAVLGVNLRRMLRDQVDLPDACFIGYPPIETASVMARWLKKRGVPTLLDVKDQWPTLFLASVPRPYRAVGRIVLSPYYLSARRAMRDATGISAMAESFLEWALLFARRSRSPYDVVVPLTSPRNESGEADLLEAGEWWAARGVRDDGTPRFCFIGNHTRSFDFNPVAAAARSLAEDHVDCDLNIAGTGESSADWQKAAAGLPNVRFPGWINPAQARVLARLCSGFLAPYIGSDDFERSVPNKVIDALSLGLPIVTSLRGEVAALIDQFGVGLRYGTDSNRTLHDCLTLLIEDRPLQRRMSRNALALYDERFSYERVYGAVVAHLEDLAAAAHHTA from the coding sequence ATGAAGCGAGCCGATGCGAGGAGCAACGGTCGCCTCACAATCTGGATATTGCAGACCGGTGAGCCGTTGCACCTGGATCCTGGAGATGCCCGGCCGATGCGCGCGATGAATCTTGCCAACGCGCTGGTGGACGCCGGCCATCGTGCCGTCGTCTGGAGCTCGGCCTTCTCGCACCAGGATCGACGGCAACGCTCGCTCGCGCCGGAGACAACGGTCATTTCCGAGAACCTCGAGTATCGCCTCATCCCCAGTCCCGGATACGACCGCAATATTGGCCTCGGCCGGCTGTGGGATCATGCAGTGCTCGGAGTGAATCTGCGTCGAATGCTCCGCGATCAAGTCGATTTGCCGGATGCGTGCTTCATCGGGTACCCGCCCATCGAAACGGCGTCGGTCATGGCGCGCTGGCTGAAAAAGAGAGGCGTGCCGACTCTGCTGGACGTCAAGGACCAGTGGCCGACACTGTTTCTCGCTTCAGTGCCACGACCGTATAGAGCAGTCGGCAGGATTGTCCTGTCGCCCTACTATCTCAGCGCCAGGCGCGCGATGAGAGACGCAACGGGGATTTCGGCGATGGCTGAGAGCTTCCTCGAGTGGGCCCTCCTGTTTGCGCGGCGCTCTCGATCCCCATACGACGTCGTGGTGCCGCTCACGAGCCCAAGGAACGAGTCAGGGGAAGCTGATCTTCTCGAGGCTGGCGAATGGTGGGCGGCCCGCGGCGTACGCGACGACGGCACCCCCAGGTTCTGCTTCATCGGCAATCACACTCGGTCTTTTGATTTCAATCCAGTCGCCGCGGCGGCCAGGAGCCTGGCTGAAGATCACGTGGACTGCGATCTGAACATTGCCGGCACCGGCGAATCCTCTGCCGACTGGCAGAAGGCCGCAGCCGGACTGCCAAACGTAAGGTTTCCGGGATGGATCAATCCCGCGCAGGCCCGTGTCCTGGCGCGCCTCTGCAGTGGCTTTCTCGCGCCGTACATCGGCTCGGACGACTTCGAGAGGAGTGTACCAAACAAGGTGATCGATGCTCTTTCACTGGGACTTCCGATTGTCACTTCGCTACGGGGCGAGGTAGCCGCCCTGATCGATCAATTCGGCGTCGGATTGCGCTACGGGACGGATTCGAATCGAACTCTCCATGATTGCCTGACCCTTCTAATCGAAGATCGGCCATTGCAGCGGCGCATGTCTCGCAACGCGCTCGCGCTGTACGATGAGCGCTTCTCGTATGAGAGAGTTTATGGAGCCGTGGTGGCGCATCTGGAAGATCTTGCCGCCGCCGCCCACCACACGGCCTGA
- a CDS encoding class I SAM-dependent methyltransferase yields MDDKAEEFRRYEEVARQALESAGPMVPQKLGASAVAPELRTPYIYYEQRIHELVSPAHRVLELGAGSGLHTAALVRTGAHVTASDISPSALELLRRRLAALAPERLITRVADMEALPFESGSFDVVACAGSLSYGEPGLVDAEVRRVLRDGGTFVCVDSLNHNPVYRLNRWLHYTRGERTMSTLLRMPDARRIEAIGQHFQSVEVRYFGALTWTMPLLRRVVGSTRATRISVAVDQLVNVKRSAFKFVLVAQGRR; encoded by the coding sequence GTGGACGACAAGGCCGAAGAGTTTCGGCGTTATGAAGAGGTCGCGCGGCAAGCGCTGGAATCAGCGGGGCCGATGGTACCGCAAAAGCTGGGAGCATCCGCTGTCGCCCCGGAACTTCGTACGCCTTACATCTATTACGAGCAGCGGATACATGAGCTGGTTTCGCCCGCTCATCGAGTCCTCGAGCTGGGTGCAGGCTCGGGGTTGCACACTGCCGCACTCGTCCGGACAGGCGCGCACGTAACGGCCAGCGATATCTCACCCAGCGCTCTGGAGCTGCTCCGGCGCAGGCTTGCCGCGCTCGCCCCCGAGCGACTGATCACGCGAGTAGCTGACATGGAAGCACTGCCCTTCGAATCCGGCTCATTCGACGTCGTCGCCTGCGCAGGTAGTCTGAGCTACGGGGAGCCAGGTCTCGTGGATGCAGAAGTAAGAAGAGTGCTGAGAGACGGCGGCACGTTCGTCTGCGTTGACTCTCTCAACCACAACCCTGTATATCGGCTGAATCGCTGGCTGCACTACACTCGAGGGGAACGAACCATGAGCACGCTCCTCCGGATGCCGGATGCACGTCGCATCGAAGCGATAGGGCAACACTTCCAATCCGTAGAGGTACGCTACTTTGGTGCCCTCACGTGGACGATGCCTCTGCTCAGACGAGTGGTCGGGAGCACTCGTGCGACACGGATCTCGGTTGCTGTTGACCAGCTGGTGAACGTAAAACGCTCGGCATTCAAGTTCGTGCTGGTCGCACAGGGACGCCGCTAG